A single Drosophila miranda strain MSH22 chromosome XR, D.miranda_PacBio2.1, whole genome shotgun sequence DNA region contains:
- the LOC108153690 gene encoding uncharacterized protein LOC108153690 isoform X1, translating to MSDMWSILDVSVEIISGIFGHLESVEDRIKLISVHPKFAKGFAEFAATAHLKLNCGQLPFSYSSKVMQLAGASVKSLSLQNPANVVALMKLASDHCPNLEEITIPVRTEYWAVIQPFFLSLQKLIRIDLRNDYRPVEVIGSLLQFPLLEDLLLAGFQNDNLSRIDELQGLTSLDVINKEPIDVFLFFAALKNLTALEVKLAYMNCPTQIAGDEYWPKIKKLTLIYGIFRSELPYLPSLKHLSVSHVLPHRKISELFTSTVSQYAHTLDSMGMVYETQIADTDDAKIISEMKSLRVLYIPYVNNAFIGAIKSDSLVKLFIRDSWNLTNSGILRLLRGCKNLRFIDFVGCKRINKHLVGPALKILKKNGVHPDNPVELKVNAEFGDHISHMDLTLMVITRFKADGKPVLNGGN from the exons ATGTCAGACATGTGGAGTATTCTAGATGTATCCGTGGAGATAATCAGCGGGATATTCGGGCACCTTGAGTCGGTGGAGGACCGAATCAAATTGATCTCGGTTCATCCGAAGTTCGCCAAAGGTTTTGCCGAATTCGCGGCCACCGCCCACCTCAAGCTCAACTGCGGCCAACTGCCCTTTTCGTACAGCTCGAAGGTGATGCAGCTGGCGGGGGCGTCTGTGAAGAGCCTGTCGCTGCAGAACCCGGCCAATGTGGTGGCTCTGATGAAGCTGGCCTCCGACCACTGCCCCAATCTGGAGGAGATCACAATTCCCGTACGCACCGAGTACTGGGCCGTAATCCAGCCGTTTTTCTTGTCGTTGCAAAAGCTGATCCGCATCGATCTGCGCAATGATTATCGTCCGGTTGAGGTGATCGGTAGTTTGCTTCAGTTTCCCCTGCTTGAGGACCTGCTTCTGGCTGGATTCCAAAACGATAATT TGAGTCGCATCGATGAGCTGCAGGGCCTGACGTCTTTGGATGTCATCAACAAAGAGCCGATCGATGTGTTCTTGTTCTTCGCCGCCTTGAAGAACCTAACGGCCCTCGAAGTGAAGCTCGCCTACATGAATTGTCCGACCCAGATTGCCGGCGACGAGTATTGGCCGAAAATCAAGAAACTGACCTTAATATATGGCATTTTTCGTTCGGAATTGCCGTATCTACCGAGCCTGAAGCATCTTTCCGTAAGTCACGTGCTGCCGCATAGGAAAATATCCGAATTGTTCACCAGCACGGTGTCCCAGTACGCCCACACCTTGGACTCCATGGGCATGGTCTACGAGACTCAGATCGCGGACACCGACGATGCCAAGATCATTTCGGAGATGAAGTCCTTGCGAGTCCTGTACATTCCGTATGTGAATAATGCCTTTATTGGCGCCATCAAGTCGGACTCGCTGGTGAAGCTGTTCATCCGTGACTCGTGGAATCTGACCAATTCGGGGATTCTCCGTTTGCTGCGCGGCTGCAAGAACTTGCGTTTCATCGATTTCGTGGGCTGCAAACGCATCAACAAGCACCTGGTGGGTCCGGCCCTTAAGATACTCAAGAAGAACGGCGTCCATCCCGATAATCCAGTGGAGCTGAAAGTGAACGCCGAATTTGGAGATCAC ATCTCTCACATGGACCTTACCTTAATGGTCATCACCAGGTTCAAAGCTGATGGGAAGCCTGTCTTGAACGGAGGCAATTAA
- the LOC108153690 gene encoding uncharacterized protein LOC108153690 isoform X2, with protein sequence MSDMWSILDVSVEIISGIFGHLESVEDRIKLISVHPKFAKGFAEFAATAHLKLNCGQLPFSYSSKVMQLAGASVKSLSLQNPANVVALMKLASDHCPNLEEITIPVRTEYWAVIQPFFLSLQKLIRIDLRNDYRPVEVIGSLLQFPLLEDLLLAGFQNDNLSRIDELQGLTSLDVINKEPIDVFLFFAALKNLTALEVKLAYMNCPTQIAGDEYWPKIKKLTLIYGIFRSELPYLPSLKHLSVSHVLPHRKISELFTSTVSQYAHTLDSMGMVYETQIADTDDAKIISEMKSLRVLYIPYVNNAFIGAIKSDSLVKLFIRDSWNLTNSGILRLLRGCKNLRFIDFVGCKRINKHLVGPALKILKKNGVHPDNPVELKVNAEFGDHVQS encoded by the exons ATGTCAGACATGTGGAGTATTCTAGATGTATCCGTGGAGATAATCAGCGGGATATTCGGGCACCTTGAGTCGGTGGAGGACCGAATCAAATTGATCTCGGTTCATCCGAAGTTCGCCAAAGGTTTTGCCGAATTCGCGGCCACCGCCCACCTCAAGCTCAACTGCGGCCAACTGCCCTTTTCGTACAGCTCGAAGGTGATGCAGCTGGCGGGGGCGTCTGTGAAGAGCCTGTCGCTGCAGAACCCGGCCAATGTGGTGGCTCTGATGAAGCTGGCCTCCGACCACTGCCCCAATCTGGAGGAGATCACAATTCCCGTACGCACCGAGTACTGGGCCGTAATCCAGCCGTTTTTCTTGTCGTTGCAAAAGCTGATCCGCATCGATCTGCGCAATGATTATCGTCCGGTTGAGGTGATCGGTAGTTTGCTTCAGTTTCCCCTGCTTGAGGACCTGCTTCTGGCTGGATTCCAAAACGATAATT TGAGTCGCATCGATGAGCTGCAGGGCCTGACGTCTTTGGATGTCATCAACAAAGAGCCGATCGATGTGTTCTTGTTCTTCGCCGCCTTGAAGAACCTAACGGCCCTCGAAGTGAAGCTCGCCTACATGAATTGTCCGACCCAGATTGCCGGCGACGAGTATTGGCCGAAAATCAAGAAACTGACCTTAATATATGGCATTTTTCGTTCGGAATTGCCGTATCTACCGAGCCTGAAGCATCTTTCCGTAAGTCACGTGCTGCCGCATAGGAAAATATCCGAATTGTTCACCAGCACGGTGTCCCAGTACGCCCACACCTTGGACTCCATGGGCATGGTCTACGAGACTCAGATCGCGGACACCGACGATGCCAAGATCATTTCGGAGATGAAGTCCTTGCGAGTCCTGTACATTCCGTATGTGAATAATGCCTTTATTGGCGCCATCAAGTCGGACTCGCTGGTGAAGCTGTTCATCCGTGACTCGTGGAATCTGACCAATTCGGGGATTCTCCGTTTGCTGCGCGGCTGCAAGAACTTGCGTTTCATCGATTTCGTGGGCTGCAAACGCATCAACAAGCACCTGGTGGGTCCGGCCCTTAAGATACTCAAGAAGAACGGCGTCCATCCCGATAATCCAGTGGAGCTGAAAGTGAACGCCGAATTTGGAGATCAC GTTCAAAGCTGA